The DNA region AGAGCAGCGAAACGATGCTTCGGCTCGTTGCTCTTCGAGTTCGCGAAGCACCTCGAAGACACACGTTCAACACGCTTCACATGAGGTGACACACACACTCTGTTGAACAAAGTGTTGTATGAACGTAGCAACGCGAATCGAAAACAGGATTTTTCATCAGCGAACTCTTTTATCGCTCGTGAAAAGATGGTACAAACCGTTCTAAATTGATGGTGACATTTATGCTCAACTGGGATGACGAGATCACTGCCGTAACTCCCTCGAGCGCTACGCAACAGAATGTGTTGCGCAACGCTGCGGGATCGGCTGTCGGTTCGCAAGTCGGAACGCGTTCCGCTCCTCATGCTCCCTCGGCTCAAGACGTCTTCGCGAACGACATTGCTGTCGCTCCCGTCGCTCATGTGACCAACGCCGCGGCCGGAACGGCTGCCGTTTCGGAAGCGCGGGTCAACGTCGCCGACAAGCGCATCATCAACGGCCAGACCGACGTCAATCAGTTGGTGCCGTTCAAATACAAGTGGGCTTGGGAAAAGTATCTGGCGGGTTGTGCCAACCACTGGATGCCGCAAGAAGTGAACATGTCGCGTGACATCGCCCTCTGGAAAGACCCGAACGGTCTGACCGAAGACGAGCGCCGCATCGTCAAGCGCAACCTGGGCTTCTTCGTGACGGCCGATTCCCTTGCCGCCAACAATATCGTGCTGGGCACCTACCGCCACATCACGGCGCCCGAATGCCGCCAGTTCCTGCTGCGCCAGGCGTTCGAAGAGGCAATCCACACGCACGCTTACCAGTACATCGTCGAATCGCTGGGCCTCGACGAAGGCGAAATCTTCAACGCGTATCACGAGGTCTCCTCGATCCGCGCGAAAGACGAATTCCTGATTCCGTACATCCACGTG from Paraburkholderia aromaticivorans includes:
- a CDS encoding ribonucleotide-diphosphate reductase subunit beta, whose protein sequence is MLNWDDEITAVTPSSATQQNVLRNAAGSAVGSQVGTRSAPHAPSAQDVFANDIAVAPVAHVTNAAAGTAAVSEARVNVADKRIINGQTDVNQLVPFKYKWAWEKYLAGCANHWMPQEVNMSRDIALWKDPNGLTEDERRIVKRNLGFFVTADSLAANNIVLGTYRHITAPECRQFLLRQAFEEAIHTHAYQYIVESLGLDEGEIFNAYHEVSSIRAKDEFLIPYIHVLTDPAFKTGTLEADQTLLRSLIVFACVMEGLFFYVGFTQILALGRQNKMTGAAEQYQYILRDESMHCNFGIDLINQIKLENPQLWTAEFRAEIREIFQQAVELEYRYAEDTMPRGVLGLNASMFKSYLRFICNRRCQQIGLDPLYPNEENPFPWMSEMIDLKKERNFFETRVIEYQTGGALTWE